The Argiope bruennichi chromosome 9, qqArgBrue1.1, whole genome shotgun sequence nucleotide sequence aaaagaaaagttcaaattTATACAATCTGTGAATGATACAACTGatctataacaaaatttaaaatataatctgagTTCacattctaaaaagtaaaatttcaaatttaaaaaaaaaaaaaattatatcaaatccATAGTTTCTCCtgaattatgttatttaattataatcaacttCAAAATTGCTTAAGTAACTTGCTGCTTGTTTcaccattaaaattaaatacaaaattaatcagaactttaaaaatataaagtagagTTAAACAATAACATATAACTAAAGAAATAGTCTAGTTATAAAACAACACAATTCGAAATTGCAATCTTAAACATATAATTGTCACATAAAATGCAATGCAAAAAATTCAGAATGATATActaaactttacttttaaaagaacgGGTAACAAAACTGTAGAAAGAGCTAGTAttacataaaatcaaaaacaagtaaatatcattttctaacaaTCACATGcaaatttaatgaatgtaataCCTTCATAACATCGCCTTTAACATTGCTCATTTGTTGTTGCAGTAATCTTGCTTCATTTTGCATGACTTCAATTTCTCTTGCAATTCtgttcaaaaacaaacaaaaataaaaaaataaaaatacttcttagCAGGAACAGATTATCAAATAAGCAAAGTAGGGCAACTGCTTAGTAATTTGTAACTTTGAGGAACTCTGATCCTTGAGATTCTTTTGTAGCATTTTTAGGTTACTTCAGTTTTCtgcttttgattttattaacaaGGTTTATGAAGGAAgtattcaaatcaaataatatttaaatttttgagcatCTCtcgtgtgattttctttcatattttcagatttcttaaaGAGGAACATAGCCCAACATTTTACATGTTACTGATTCAGTCATAtcagcttttaataaattttgagattattCTAAGaaagttttacaataattttacttaaatttacttatttattgtatACAAGATACTAAGACTAACCTCCTCAAGGAAAACCGTAATTAATTGTCATGTTATTTCATCTTGTTAAAATATCTGTtacttaaaaatatgcttatatagagattaaattaaaatcaataaaaatacttaattttgaaagttCGAAGAGAAAGGAAGCATTGAAAGGTGAAGCTCAAAATTTGTATTGCCTAGATTTAATTCAGAAGTACTTCTTAAGACAGTGATTTATGATCAATGCTTTCCATTTCATCatgattaaaactttttgattcataaaattattgttgCCATTTTTCATATGGGCGTAAGAATAAAGATGcatatacattaaataaacaaGAGTAATCAAATAGCAAATACTTCAGAGGTTTTAAGAAATCAGCTGAAGTAATCTCTCAAATACTCCCTATTAAATGCATTTGTATATTATCAACTCTAGGTCACTGGAGAATAACAACTATGAAAGAATCTAATGGAGTATGATCTTTAGTAATTAATCACTAGAATgctgttaatacacaaataccagaaaaccgaatatgtatttttgatgcCTTTTCCGACcaactaaaactaaaattacacaaactacagttgtagtaacaaaatcacatatcaaatttcatatatttaaggatATTAGTACATGGAATGATCTTGCTGATCTACtgtcaacaatattttcattgttttataattattttatctaaacatAATTTTCTCATGAACTCTAtgtaatttaattcttctttattttacaaGTAAGGTCATTTAATTGCTTGAATTTTTgttctcagaattttattttttgccaaacaaattttttcaaaccacactcttattctaaaatttttaataaagccaTATCTAATGTACACAGAAACTATAAAGAGTTAATTTTAGCATTTAGTCaaagaaattggaaaataatcATCAGATATCCTTTTTGTAGATCtgtaaaacaaattacaaaatcttttgcagatttaaaaaaaccaGACCTTATGAAAATTATCAGTATAATATctgaataaacttaaaaattgagaaaacatGACCAGTGATATTAgacattaattcaaattaaatcgtAGAAAACTATTAAACAgacaaaaattaagtaaaaaaaaaaaatacatatcaatcACCTGGGGATATTTTGATTTACTTGCTCAGCAGTTTTTTCCAATGATATATTTacttcctaaaaaataaatataaaaatgcaatcaatgatttattttacataaataactataaaagaaatttagtttttaaaaaaaatcatgcttataTTTATGAGCATATtagttaacaaaaattttatattcaattcaatGCAATAAGActtatgaatttgttttataatgaTGCAAAAGTATAATGTAACTTACTTGAATAAATGACTGAAGTTTGGCGACTATTGTAGTTGCAAATTCCTGCAAATAAAGTATATCTGATGAAAAACAatactaattaaatgaaatgaaggaAAATCTTTAgagtgattttatatttattatttacattcaaatatataaaatcttttcagtaaaaaaaaaaaaaaaaaaaaaaaaaaaaaaaaaaaacattataaaatttattaaaattttttctaaactattatataataaactaatatataatatattctactaatatatttcatttatataatatataaataaaaaatatcttaatttatattattgctgctaatttttatgtaattaaatttttgaaaaataatttcttgaatgtAGAAAGAAACAATGCACACAAACAAGTGAATAAACAgattcatataattcatttatataatactttAGATGCTatagtatttcaaaaatacataaatgttatAGCCTGTgaattttctgtaggcggttcaaggtcacatttcctacctcgttattggttgtctggtacctgTAACatggtagaaaatgtgaccttgaaccgcctatagAAAATACACGAACTATAATATGCTACTTGccttattataattttgaaatgtgatcctGAATATGTGAATTGTTCATTATGGGTTAATAAGATACATAAatgagtattaaataataaaagtgtaaaattaacaatgtacaaaaaattgcattaaactaATCACAACAGTATAACAAAAAGCTTCTTAAACATGCTTGAAAAgaattacaaatgaattaaagtcttaataaaagtgaaaaaagaaattaaagactttcataaaaaaaaacttttatagaaatttataaattaaattattatactgcaaaacatattaaaacaatttatatgccTAAATTAATACTTtgctatattttatctttaatttactgcagcatagaaaataaaatttagatttcacaaataaaagaataatataatcaaCAAGATGAATGTAAATaacagaaaaacataaataaagaatatagtaataatttgtatataattttgaacaaaataattattaaatttctttcaagaaaacagaaaattttcctTCATCAATTTCTATGATACTGAgcaacaaaatcaaaaaaatatattacttctttATTTTCCTTAGCTTCTGCACACTGAAATGTTTTATTGATCCATTCTTTTGGATCAAAATCATCTTTAGAAAACGCTGATAAATcctgtaattagaaaaaaaaattatcaataaattgcaataaaaatactttattttaaaaattcctcagagtaagttttagaattaaaaatcatGTACTTCTacgtgtattttctttaaaagaaatattacgaATCTTCTGAATAAATCTTTGATATTAGCATTATtggctctaaaataatatttttaaatcaagcaAATGGAACATTAGTATATTGCATTTAGGCAATTATGTAGGGAATATATCTTTACACTCTACATTCtacaatgcatatattttttaatttcctttcaaataaaacaaGTAGATAAAATCGTTACAATCATTGCTGTAtctaatttactataaaaatatttgatgcagtAATTAAACTATAGTATTATATTTcaacaatcattttaaaaagaatatcatttGTTTCTTAATTCCATTGAGGTACTAtgctttgttctttaaaaaaaatattacagatgaaaataaatatttaattgcagtattgtaaattgagtttttaaaaaatttcaatcaatacaGAGAAGCAATTATAAaagagaacaaaataaaaatatttctagtttccAATTTCCATACCATTGTTAAATAAAGCCAAGTTTAATAaatcagtaattaataaaaatattgtatttcaatttttaaaaaattagaagtagaatgtttatatggttttaaatataatatttaatactgaattaaaaacGTCGGTATATTCATCATCGGGCATTTAAAGCATTTGTTTACTTTTCTGTGAACATGTCAATTTTCTTCGTTACGGTGACAGTTACTAGATAATAGATAAGCAGATctgaattctattattttaaatataatttccataCTTTACAGCTGAGAGTGAAATAACAATATAGGTATGATTTTTGAAACCAAAACTATATTATAGATCTTAAATCATGAGTATTTATAATCTTCTGATTTCAACAGCTCAAAAACTACTCAACTcgattactatttataaaaactagaagCATGGTAGCACAGATTATTGCCGAATAAACCGAAAACTATTAAATTTCACTGTTATtatttacatagttttaaaaagtttcaaacgTAATAATCATGAATATCAGATGTGCTACACCAAATGACTTGATGAATATGCAGCATTGCAATTTGCTGTGTCTTCCCGAAAACTATCAGATGAAATACTATTTTTACCATGGTTTGTCATGGCCACAATTATCTTATGTTGCAGAggatgaaaaaggaaaaattgtaggCTATGTTTTGGCTAAAATGGAAGAGGATTCGGATGATGATCCTCATGGACATATTACATCTCTGGCTGTCAAAAGATCTCATCGACGTCTTGGTCTAGCGCAGAAATTGATGGATCAATCTTCGCGAGCGATGGTGGAATGTTTCAATGCAAAATATGTCTCTCTTCATGTTAGAAAAAGCAACAGAGCAGCCCTTCATTTGTAtacaaatactttgaaatttcaaattagcGAAATTGAACCAAAATATTATGCAGATGGTGAAGACGCTTATGCCATGAAAAGAGATCTGGCTAGTTTTTCTTCTCAGAACAAAAGTGTTGAAAAAGACTCTAAAAATGATAAAtcgtagttttaattttatatatacttacGTTTAAAACGTCCTATAATTATGTAttgtatgaataaaaacattatcattaaatttaattcttgtacttttaattgcaatagttaatatttattttgtgaaaataaattgtaataataccAGAATTtgaagtttcattaaattttaattattaatattgtgatatattctatttctaaatagtatttttgtaatgttataaatgtgtagatttttcaaaataatatggaGTGTGAGAACTATCAGGGTCAAGAGAGAAGTAACACTGGAATTGATTATTTGTAGTATtttagataaaagtttttttttctttatgctaaaaaggtataaaatcatttttgaaaacaattgaatggttaaaaattgtcaatttagcaaaaatgagggttttttttttttgtagcctGAAATCattattgttgttatttcaattataagttcatgatttaattttacaatatgagaacacaaattcttaataaaaatgtctCATCCTATAATATAacattcaagttttaaaaaaattgttcgcTGAAGTGAAAGTAATATATAGGTCATAAATAGcgaacagatttaaaaaattattctgttaaatatattaagttgATGATTTGAGATgagaaatatatgcaaattctTATTTTGTTCTCTTGAGAATTACGCTCGTAATGAAAATGTGCCCaattcctgaaagaaaaaaaggtagtgttactgaaatattttaattagttctaAAATTTGGTTAGCatgcacaaatatatttaatgatataaaactacttctaaatttaaaaaaataaatttttaagtattttatcaaTCCTTTTTGGTAAATAAAGAGCAAAATATGTTAGTTGCAATTctgttgcaatatttaaaaaaagcaagattCCCACTAGAGCATTGCAAACTAGATGTGCCAATATATTTTCCATGAGAAGCTTTGATAAGTTTATATGCCATGTATGGAACTCTTATATTTGtcttcaaattataaaacaatgcattttgTATTTACAACACTTCTTTTAATGGCAGTTctcataaatcatttatttattagaagaaaaatattttttcgttgtgagattttttttataaaactataattaagTTAATGTTCTaactatataagaaatatttaaaaatagacagtCTAATGCTAATTcatgttcaaaaattaagattgaTACAGCCATCTCTTAACTTCCTTTTAGCAGAAAGATGTTGATCACAGTGGATATAGTTTATAGTACGACTACATGACTAGCAAATCtataataagttatttcatgAATCCAATATTGCTATCAAACActctttcatcataaaaaaagcattccataatatattttatccataatttattacatttaaatataatatcaaaaaacgGGTCTTTAATAGAACACATTCTAATCTTAATCAGCAATTTGGATCCAgacaattatttgatataaactaaaatttatactaaatactatagtaaactaaaatttgaaagaattactTTGACTTTCATTTAATATACCAATATTAATTCacttgttaaatttatattatttgacacATAATGCAGAAAGAAAAGGTTTGCAAATAAAGTGACGAATTCAAATTTCTGTAACTctcagt carries:
- the LOC129984107 gene encoding N-alpha-acetyltransferase 10-like; this translates as MNIRCATPNDLMNMQHCNLLCLPENYQMKYYFYHGLSWPQLSYVAEDEKGKIVGYVLAKMEEDSDDDPHGHITSLAVKRSHRRLGLAQKLMDQSSRAMVECFNAKYVSLHVRKSNRAALHLYTNTLKFQISEIEPKYYADGEDAYAMKRDLASFSSQNKSVEKDSKNDKS